One window of the Octopus sinensis linkage group LG3, ASM634580v1, whole genome shotgun sequence genome contains the following:
- the LOC115209140 gene encoding ER lumen protein-retaining receptor 2 — protein MNIFRLIGDMSHLLAIIILLLKIWKTRSCAGISGKSQVLFALVFTTRYLDLFTSFISFYNTIMKAFFIASSYFTVFLIYYKFKATYDSNHDTFRAEFLVVPVGGLSVLVNSEFTLLEILWTFSIYLESVAILPQLFMVSKTGEAESITSHYLFALGSYRFLYILNWIYRYYFEGFFDLIAVVSGCVQTILYCDFFYLYITKVLRGKKITLPA, from the exons ATGAATATTTTCAGGCTCATTGGAGATATGTCACATTTGTTGGCAATCATTATATTGCTGCTGAAAATATGGAAGACAAGATCTTGTGCAG GTATATCTGGCAAAAGCCAAGTGTTGTTTGCTTTGGTCTTCACAACTCGTTACTTAGATCTGTTCACATCCTTCATATCTTTCTATAATACAATAATGAAGGCATTCTTCATTGCTTCCTCCTATTTCACTGTCTTCCTCATCTACTACAAGTTTAAGGCAACCTATGACAGCAACCATGACACGTTTCGAGCAGAGTTTTTGGTCGTCCCTGTTGGTGGCCTTTCCGTTTTGGTCAACTCTGAATTCACTCTATTAGAG aTTTTGTGGACCTTCTCTATTTACTTGGAATCTGTAGCAATTTTGCCTCAGTTGTTCATGGTGAGCAAGACTGGCGAAGCTGAGAGTATTACCAGCCACTACCTGTTTGCTCTGGGAAGCTATCGCTTCCTGTACATCCTAAACTGGATTTATCGTTACTACTTCGAGGGATTCTTTGATCTCATTGCTGTTGTTTCTGGATGTGTGCAGACTATACTTTACTGTGActtcttctatctatatatcacaaAAG TTTTACGAGGCAAAAAGATTACTCTACCAGCATGA